One genomic segment of uncultured Ilyobacter sp. includes these proteins:
- a CDS encoding SDR family oxidoreductase: MKVPFNIDLKDKVAVVTGGGGVLCKAFAEALASCGAKVAILDLNEEAAKKVAEDIKKDGGTAIGVAANVLKIESLEAARKIIEEKFGTCDILINGAGGNHPKGTTTKEYFETGDLDVKELTTFFDLDPEGIQFVFNLNFIGTLLPTQVFGKDMVNKKSAGIVNVSSMNAFAPLTKIPAYSGAKAAISNFTQWLAVHFSRTGIRVNAIAPGFFETNQNAKLLRDEEGNYTPRADKIISQTPMGRFGTPEELLGTLLWLVDDGASGFVNGTVIPVDGGFAAYSGV, encoded by the coding sequence ATGAAAGTACCTTTTAATATAGATTTGAAAGATAAGGTAGCGGTAGTAACCGGAGGAGGGGGAGTTCTTTGCAAAGCCTTTGCAGAAGCACTGGCAAGCTGCGGAGCAAAAGTAGCTATCCTCGATCTAAATGAGGAGGCTGCCAAAAAAGTGGCAGAAGATATAAAGAAAGATGGAGGAACAGCTATAGGCGTTGCAGCCAATGTTTTGAAAATTGAAAGCTTAGAAGCAGCCAGAAAAATCATAGAAGAAAAATTTGGAACCTGTGATATTCTAATAAATGGTGCAGGAGGTAATCATCCTAAGGGAACTACAACAAAAGAGTATTTTGAAACAGGAGATTTAGATGTAAAAGAGCTAACTACATTCTTTGATCTAGACCCTGAGGGTATACAATTTGTATTTAATCTAAACTTTATAGGAACTCTTCTTCCAACACAGGTTTTCGGAAAAGATATGGTAAACAAAAAGAGTGCAGGGATTGTAAATGTATCATCTATGAATGCCTTTGCTCCTCTGACTAAAATACCTGCTTATTCTGGGGCAAAAGCGGCAATATCAAACTTTACTCAGTGGCTGGCAGTTCATTTCTCAAGAACGGGAATAAGAGTAAACGCAATCGCCCCTGGATTCTTTGAAACAAATCAGAATGCTAAACTTCTGAGGGATGAAGAAGGAAATTATACTCCTAGAGCCGACAAGATAATTTCTCAGACTCCCATGGGAAGATTTGGAACCCCTGAGGAACTTTTGGGAACTTTACTATGGCTTGTTGACGACGGAGCGTCAGGATTTGTAAACGGTACTGTTATTCCTGTAGATGGAGGATTCGCAGCCTATTCAGGAGTGTAA
- the uxuA gene encoding mannonate dehydratase, whose translation MKMTFRWYGKDDPVTLEKIRQIPGMTGVVTAIYDIPVGEVWPLERIMALKKTINDAGLEMEVIESVPVHEDIKLGLPTRDKYIENYKTNIRNLAQAGVKCICYNFMPVFDWTRSNLDYKLEDGSSALVYYKSDVDKMNPKSGELSLPGWDTSYGQGGLGHLLDQYKDFTEEDLWNNLQYFLKEIIAVAEEVRVKMAIHPDDPPWSIFGLPRIITTSDNLRRFLSLVDSPYNGLTHCSGSLGATGKNDIPAMIREFGKRIHFAHIRNVKRPEEGSFEEAAHLSKCGDLDMVEILKAYYETGFEGYIRPDHGRMIWGETGKPGYGLYDRALGATYINGIWETLEKLDK comes from the coding sequence ATGAAAATGACATTTAGATGGTATGGGAAAGATGACCCTGTAACCCTTGAAAAGATTAGACAAATACCTGGAATGACAGGAGTGGTAACTGCAATATATGATATCCCTGTAGGAGAAGTGTGGCCATTGGAAAGAATAATGGCACTAAAAAAGACTATAAATGATGCAGGACTTGAAATGGAAGTTATCGAAAGTGTACCTGTACATGAGGATATTAAGCTAGGTCTTCCTACCAGGGACAAATATATAGAAAATTATAAGACTAATATCAGAAATCTTGCGCAGGCAGGAGTAAAGTGTATTTGCTATAACTTTATGCCGGTGTTTGACTGGACAAGATCGAATCTAGACTACAAACTTGAAGATGGTTCTAGTGCGCTTGTCTATTATAAGAGTGATGTAGATAAGATGAATCCAAAATCAGGAGAATTATCTCTTCCAGGATGGGATACAAGCTACGGACAGGGCGGATTAGGTCATTTACTGGACCAATATAAAGATTTTACTGAGGAAGACTTATGGAATAATCTTCAGTATTTCTTAAAAGAGATTATAGCGGTAGCAGAAGAAGTGAGGGTAAAAATGGCGATACATCCGGATGACCCACCTTGGTCAATTTTTGGACTCCCAAGAATAATAACAACGTCAGATAATTTGAGAAGATTTTTAAGTCTTGTGGATTCTCCATATAATGGTCTCACCCACTGCAGCGGATCTCTAGGAGCTACCGGGAAAAATGATATACCTGCAATGATAAGAGAGTTCGGAAAAAGAATCCATTTTGCTCATATAAGAAATGTAAAACGTCCCGAGGAGGGAAGCTTTGAAGAGGCGGCTCATCTTTCTAAATGTGGGGACCTTGACATGGTAGAAATCTTAAAGGCTTATTATGAAACCGGATTTGAGGGATATATAAGGCCCGATCATGGAAGAATGATATGGGGAGAAACCGGTAAGCCTGGCTATGGGCTCTATGACAGGGCACTAGGTGCCACCTATATAAACGGCATATGGGAAACACTTGAAAAACTAGATAAATAG
- a CDS encoding TRAP transporter large permease, whose translation MTQITLIVIFLGLIAVGVPISFVIGIVAFTGVMLIPGLSGIVVFMKMFTGLGSFVLLAVPLFILAANLMNHGSISKRLIDLCIALVGHIRGGLAHANILVSMIFAGVSGSSQADTAGVGKILIPQMEDNGYDKEISVGVTAASSTLGSIIPPSITMVVYAGIANVSTGALFFVGLLPGVILGISMMAIVYFASLKNDYGKEEKAPLKHVLGLFKESFLALLTPVIIIGGIISGAYTPTEAAAFACVYALVIGMFYYKTIKVRDLPHIIIETLKLSSLSLFALCTANALGELLGYYNVSTKAAEFFLGMPGGATTFMFVVVMFFLFIGTFMDAVPAMILFVPVILPAALALGVDPTHLGVIIVMTLALGLVTPPYGLCLLIAGSISDLTIERSFKGVLPFFLMAIVVLFFMAFFPQITVGIPKLINPSMF comes from the coding sequence ATGACTCAGATAACATTAATAGTGATATTTTTAGGACTTATAGCAGTTGGAGTTCCTATCTCATTCGTTATTGGAATAGTAGCTTTTACAGGAGTAATGCTAATACCAGGTCTAAGTGGTATAGTGGTATTCATGAAGATGTTTACAGGCCTTGGGTCTTTTGTATTATTAGCAGTACCTCTGTTTATACTTGCAGCAAACCTGATGAATCATGGCTCTATCTCCAAAAGGCTAATAGATCTCTGTATAGCCCTAGTTGGGCATATAAGAGGAGGACTGGCACATGCAAATATACTGGTGTCTATGATATTTGCCGGAGTATCAGGATCTTCTCAGGCTGATACAGCAGGAGTCGGTAAAATTCTTATTCCACAGATGGAAGATAATGGCTATGATAAAGAGATTTCCGTAGGGGTAACTGCAGCATCCTCTACTCTGGGAAGTATCATTCCTCCGAGCATAACAATGGTTGTTTATGCGGGGATAGCAAATGTATCCACAGGAGCCTTGTTTTTTGTGGGCTTACTACCTGGAGTTATATTAGGAATATCAATGATGGCGATAGTCTACTTTGCGAGTTTGAAAAATGACTATGGCAAAGAGGAAAAAGCACCTTTGAAACATGTTCTTGGATTATTTAAAGAGAGTTTCCTTGCTTTACTAACACCGGTCATCATAATAGGCGGAATTATTTCTGGGGCCTACACGCCAACAGAAGCAGCGGCCTTTGCCTGTGTATATGCATTGGTGATCGGAATGTTTTACTATAAGACTATCAAGGTAAGGGACTTACCTCATATAATAATAGAGACTCTAAAACTCAGTTCACTTTCGTTATTTGCCCTTTGCACTGCAAATGCTTTAGGAGAACTTCTGGGGTACTACAATGTATCAACTAAGGCCGCGGAGTTTTTCTTGGGGATGCCTGGGGGAGCTACTACGTTTATGTTTGTTGTGGTAATGTTCTTCCTGTTCATAGGAACATTTATGGATGCTGTGCCAGCTATGATACTGTTTGTGCCGGTAATTTTACCAGCGGCTCTTGCTTTGGGTGTAGATCCCACTCATTTGGGAGTTATTATCGTGATGACTCTTGCCCTTGGGCTTGTGACACCGCCATATGGATTGTGTCTTTTGATTGCAGGCTCTATATCAGATCTTACAATAGAGCGGTCATTCAAGGGAGTTCTCCCATTTTTCCTAATGGCTATAGTGGTGCTATTCTTTATGGCATTTTTCCCACAGATAACAGTTGGAATACCTAAACTTATAAACCCTTCGATGTTTTGA
- a CDS encoding TRAP transporter small permease subunit, giving the protein MIAKLSKEIQKIQLGVGVACISIFFIAIVIQVFCRYAGIMVTWTGEVSEYAFTWAVFMGAGVMAYENQHFAFTSVLDKLNGKNKIILKIFISIMVLLFSVAILYYGVIITKKFWNYKWISLPEVKMGYTWLCVPLLGFTSTVYSIDHIMGHIRELMGKEATKVETGGVK; this is encoded by the coding sequence ATGATAGCAAAACTATCAAAAGAGATTCAAAAAATCCAGCTAGGAGTTGGGGTTGCTTGTATAAGTATATTTTTTATAGCAATAGTAATACAAGTTTTCTGTAGATATGCAGGGATAATGGTAACATGGACTGGGGAAGTTAGTGAGTATGCCTTTACCTGGGCAGTATTTATGGGTGCAGGAGTAATGGCCTATGAAAATCAGCACTTTGCCTTTACAAGTGTATTGGATAAATTAAACGGGAAGAATAAAATAATTTTAAAAATCTTTATTTCGATAATGGTTCTACTTTTTTCGGTAGCTATTCTCTATTATGGAGTTATTATTACTAAAAAATTCTGGAATTACAAATGGATCAGTTTACCAGAAGTTAAAATGGGATATACTTGGCTTTGTGTTCCTCTATTAGGCTTTACATCTACGGTCTACAGCATTGATCACATTATGGGACATATAAGAGAGCTCATGGGTAAAGAGGCAACTAAGGTAGAAACAGGGGGTGTAAAATAA
- a CDS encoding TRAP transporter substrate-binding protein: MKKILGILSLALALGFAGCGSKEKSETGVQQPITLRVAHNQTSLDNPYQYGLNKFASELERLSGGTMKAEVFPGTLGTNESELAMKLTTDSVDMVVASPGFMSGTGVKEFEILSLLYLFDSFDHWESVIDGEFGDKMKDIITEKTNNDFKVVGYYSSGVRNYYGKKPIYEPSDAKGLNIRAQGSPVQQAFWKKTGANPISVGWQELYQALNTGTADAAENDHTNMMLKEHHKTPNGKYTSLTAHDYTTRLLLMNGHNFDKYTPEQQKWILEAAKASVAEERAVTYKMLDESKAKILADGGEINEVNLKAFKAIAKPIQDEYAKKNGLEDLLELTRK, from the coding sequence ATGAAAAAAATACTGGGGATATTATCACTTGCCTTAGCTTTAGGTTTTGCAGGGTGCGGATCTAAGGAAAAATCTGAAACTGGGGTACAGCAGCCCATAACGCTGAGAGTGGCACACAATCAGACATCTCTTGATAATCCATACCAATACGGACTTAATAAATTTGCAAGTGAATTAGAGAGGTTATCAGGAGGAACAATGAAAGCGGAAGTTTTCCCTGGGACTCTCGGGACAAATGAATCTGAACTGGCTATGAAACTGACTACTGATTCTGTAGATATGGTTGTGGCTTCACCAGGATTTATGTCAGGAACTGGAGTAAAGGAATTTGAGATTCTTTCACTTCTTTATCTCTTTGATAGTTTTGATCACTGGGAAAGTGTAATTGACGGAGAGTTTGGAGACAAGATGAAGGATATAATTACTGAAAAAACAAATAATGACTTTAAAGTAGTGGGGTACTACTCATCAGGAGTAAGAAACTATTATGGTAAAAAGCCAATTTATGAGCCGTCAGACGCTAAGGGGCTTAATATCAGAGCACAGGGTTCTCCAGTACAACAGGCCTTTTGGAAGAAAACAGGAGCTAATCCTATCTCTGTGGGATGGCAAGAGTTGTACCAGGCTCTAAACACAGGTACAGCAGATGCAGCTGAAAATGATCATACCAACATGATGCTAAAAGAGCACCATAAAACTCCAAATGGTAAATATACTTCACTTACGGCTCATGACTACACAACTAGACTTCTTCTTATGAACGGTCATAATTTCGATAAATATACACCTGAACAGCAAAAATGGATTTTAGAAGCAGCAAAAGCTTCAGTAGCAGAAGAAAGAGCGGTAACGTACAAAATGCTCGATGAATCAAAGGCTAAGATACTAGCTGACGGTGGAGAGATAAACGAGGTTAATCTTAAAGCTTTTAAAGCAATTGCTAAACCTATTCAAGACGAATACGCTAAGAAAAACGGTTTGGAAGATTTATTGGAATTAACAAGAAAATAG
- the yiaK gene encoding 3-dehydro-L-gulonate 2-dehydrogenase, translating to MLRVKYDNMVKEFERILVKKGYDIETANRSARLFADNSLDGIYSHGVNRFPRVISYIDKGYIKIDAKPTVEASIGSFERWNGNLAMGNTNAQDAMNRAIELARENGIGIVAIKNTNHWMRGGTFGWQAADAGMIGICWTNTMPNMPAWGTKERNIGNNPFVMAIPRSNKEHVVIDCAMAQFSYGKIEQTKIEGKQLPVAGGFDTEGKISTDPVEIEKTWRVLPMGFWKGSGMSIALDLIAAVLSGGNSVTSIGKNCEDEYGLSQVLIAIDPSQMNSINMTDDIINEVLESIKASEASDPNGQIFYPGEMEMRTRKDNIENGIPVVEDIWNKIISM from the coding sequence ATGCTTAGAGTAAAATATGATAACATGGTAAAAGAATTTGAAAGAATACTGGTAAAAAAAGGATACGATATTGAGACTGCAAACAGGAGTGCAAGATTATTTGCTGACAATAGTTTAGATGGGATATACTCTCATGGGGTAAACAGATTTCCAAGAGTAATATCCTACATCGATAAGGGCTATATCAAAATAGATGCCAAACCAACTGTGGAGGCAAGTATAGGTTCTTTTGAAAGATGGAATGGAAATCTAGCAATGGGAAATACAAATGCACAGGATGCCATGAATAGAGCGATAGAATTAGCCAGAGAAAATGGAATAGGAATAGTAGCAATCAAAAATACAAACCACTGGATGAGAGGTGGAACATTTGGATGGCAGGCTGCAGATGCGGGTATGATAGGCATTTGCTGGACCAATACCATGCCTAATATGCCAGCTTGGGGCACAAAAGAGAGAAATATAGGGAATAATCCATTTGTAATGGCCATCCCGAGAAGCAACAAGGAGCACGTAGTAATAGATTGTGCCATGGCTCAGTTTTCTTACGGAAAAATAGAGCAGACGAAGATAGAAGGAAAGCAGCTCCCTGTAGCTGGAGGATTTGACACTGAAGGAAAAATTTCGACAGATCCTGTAGAAATAGAAAAAACGTGGAGGGTATTACCAATGGGATTCTGGAAAGGATCTGGGATGTCAATTGCCCTTGACCTAATTGCAGCAGTATTATCTGGTGGTAACTCAGTAACATCTATAGGGAAAAATTGTGAAGATGAATATGGACTATCTCAAGTATTAATTGCGATAGATCCATCTCAGATGAACAGTATAAATATGACAGATGATATTATCAATGAAGTATTAGAAAGCATAAAAGCTTCAGAAGCCTCTGACCCCAATGGTCAAATATTCTATCCAGGGGAAATGGAGATGAGAACAAGGAAAGACAACATTGAAAACGGCATTCCAGTTGTGGAAGATATTTGGAATAAAATAATATCTATGTAA
- a CDS encoding Gfo/Idh/MocA family oxidoreductase: MLDEVRWGMIGTGAVTEVKSGPGLYKSQGSKLIGVYNLDFDQAKDYAKRHNVEKIYKSVEEMLKDRDINAVYVATPPKFHHEYAIKILKAGKIPYVEKPIATNYEDCLEIKALSEELKIPVYVAFYRRGVEKFLKIKELLDKKVLGDIRHVYVTQIMPVEESELDKDRLPWRVIPEISGGGKFLDMGVHVLDCLIMYFGEIETMKGFVENKGGYYKVDDTVVATFKFKNGIVGAGTWCYVADKNINEVQIVGEKGRITYDGLSAKRFTLEINGKVETFEFEEPEHAAMPFQQAIVNELIGKKKSEASFAQSMNTVKITDELLKEYREGMK; encoded by the coding sequence ATGCTAGATGAAGTGAGATGGGGAATGATCGGTACCGGTGCAGTTACCGAGGTAAAAAGTGGACCGGGGCTCTATAAATCTCAAGGGTCGAAACTTATAGGGGTATACAATTTAGATTTTGACCAGGCCAAAGACTATGCTAAGAGACATAATGTAGAAAAAATTTATAAAAGCGTAGAGGAAATGCTAAAGGACAGAGACATAAACGCTGTATATGTAGCAACTCCACCGAAATTTCATCATGAATATGCTATAAAAATATTAAAAGCAGGAAAGATCCCCTATGTGGAAAAACCAATTGCCACAAATTATGAGGACTGCTTGGAAATAAAAGCCCTTTCTGAAGAACTTAAAATACCGGTTTATGTGGCATTTTACAGAAGGGGTGTGGAAAAATTCCTAAAAATAAAGGAACTTCTGGATAAAAAAGTACTAGGAGATATCAGACATGTATATGTGACCCAAATCATGCCTGTAGAAGAAAGTGAACTAGATAAAGACAGACTCCCTTGGAGAGTAATACCTGAAATTTCTGGAGGAGGTAAGTTTCTAGACATGGGAGTGCATGTACTAGACTGTCTCATCATGTATTTTGGAGAAATAGAGACAATGAAAGGATTTGTAGAAAACAAAGGTGGATATTATAAGGTTGATGACACTGTAGTTGCTACATTCAAATTTAAAAATGGTATCGTAGGAGCGGGAACCTGGTGCTATGTTGCAGACAAAAATATAAATGAAGTCCAGATAGTGGGAGAGAAGGGAAGAATTACCTATGATGGACTATCGGCGAAGAGGTTTACCTTGGAGATAAATGGAAAAGTTGAAACCTTCGAATTTGAAGAACCTGAACATGCAGCAATGCCTTTTCAGCAGGCAATAGTGAATGAACTCATTGGGAAGAAAAAGAGTGAGGCAAGTTTTGCACAGTCTATGAATACAGTGAAAATAACAGATGAACTACTTAAAGAATACAGGGAGGGAATGAAATAA
- a CDS encoding YhcH/YjgK/YiaL family protein, translated as MIYGNIENPGDMSIYPEAIQRAVRYLKETDLVNKKAGVYELQGKDMYVQVLDLETAPREDKKPEVHRKYIDVQCLVSGRERIGFAVDTGKNKPIGDYNEERDILFYEECHGESEMIMTPGTFAVFFPHIVHRPACNDGGVSKIRKIVIKINKDIL; from the coding sequence ATGATTTATGGAAATATAGAAAATCCTGGGGACATGAGTATATATCCAGAGGCCATACAAAGAGCAGTGAGATACCTCAAAGAGACAGATCTTGTAAATAAAAAAGCTGGAGTTTATGAACTCCAAGGGAAAGATATGTATGTACAGGTTCTAGACCTGGAGACAGCTCCTAGGGAGGATAAAAAGCCTGAAGTTCACAGAAAATATATAGATGTACAGTGTTTGGTCTCAGGAAGAGAAAGAATCGGATTTGCAGTGGACACTGGTAAAAACAAGCCTATAGGTGACTATAATGAAGAAAGAGACATACTTTTTTATGAAGAGTGTCATGGAGAATCTGAGATGATAATGACTCCAGGAACCTTTGCGGTATTTTTTCCACACATTGTTCACAGGCCAGCCTGCAACGATGGAGGAGTATCAAAAATAAGAAAAATTGTTATTAAAATAAACAAAGATATTTTATAG
- a CDS encoding zinc-binding alcohol dehydrogenase family protein, whose product MKALCVTEAKKLEFLEREKPELKSKNDVLVKIKAVGICGSDIHIYHGTNPLATYPRVIGHEFSGEVVGIGDSVTKVKIGDRVAIDPVTSCGECYACRTGNTNVCQSLEVSGVHTDGGMQEYIVVKEDRAFKFDPEISWEEGALIEPFTIAAQSTSKGDIREGDTVFIMGAGPIGLGILQVAKLKGARCMISDFNEYRLEIAKSFGADYVFSPAKEDVFKVVENFTGGEGANVVIDAVCIPQTFEQAVLVASPAGRVVLLGFHAEPSKIAQLNITKKGLEVKGSRLHANKFPEVIEWFEKKKVNAGKLISHRFKIEDIQGVFDLIENDPSKVCKIVVTL is encoded by the coding sequence ATGAAAGCTTTGTGTGTGACAGAAGCTAAAAAATTAGAGTTCTTGGAAAGGGAAAAACCGGAACTGAAAAGTAAAAATGATGTTCTTGTAAAAATAAAGGCTGTGGGGATATGCGGATCGGACATACATATCTATCACGGAACCAATCCCCTGGCAACATATCCTAGGGTGATAGGACATGAATTTTCAGGAGAAGTAGTGGGGATAGGAGATAGTGTTACAAAGGTAAAAATAGGAGACAGAGTAGCTATCGATCCAGTGACAAGCTGTGGAGAGTGCTACGCATGCAGGACAGGAAATACAAACGTATGCCAGTCCCTAGAAGTAAGCGGAGTGCATACAGACGGCGGGATGCAGGAATACATAGTGGTAAAAGAGGACAGAGCATTTAAGTTTGATCCTGAAATATCTTGGGAAGAGGGTGCCCTAATAGAGCCTTTCACAATAGCAGCTCAGTCTACTTCCAAAGGAGATATCAGAGAGGGAGACACGGTATTTATAATGGGGGCAGGTCCTATAGGACTAGGTATTTTACAGGTGGCAAAATTAAAAGGTGCAAGATGTATGATATCGGATTTTAATGAATACAGGCTAGAGATTGCCAAGAGTTTTGGGGCAGATTATGTATTTAGTCCGGCAAAAGAGGATGTTTTTAAAGTAGTTGAAAATTTTACAGGTGGTGAGGGAGCCAATGTGGTAATTGATGCAGTATGTATTCCACAGACCTTTGAACAGGCGGTTCTTGTAGCATCTCCTGCGGGAAGAGTTGTTCTACTAGGATTCCACGCAGAGCCTTCTAAAATAGCCCAGTTGAACATAACTAAAAAGGGATTAGAAGTAAAAGGTTCTAGACTTCACGCCAATAAATTTCCTGAAGTGATAGAATGGTTTGAAAAAAAGAAAGTAAATGCAGGTAAACTTATATCACATAGATTTAAAATAGAGGACATTCAAGGGGTGTTTGATCTTATAGAAAATGATCCTAGTAAAGTTTGTAAAATTGTAGTTACTTTATAG
- a CDS encoding GntR family transcriptional regulator, producing the protein MDLIRKEKKKNENNREFVYRVLKENILELHLKPGEGLSETEVAGILNVSRTPIREAFIKLSQEGLMNIYPQRGSFVSHIELDLVQEGIFAREIMEREVLKLACKDFPVDTLEEVKKLYEFQKIIVELSSDPMEFYKLDNSFHKLIFEGCKKNRIWTLIEQLNTHYNRLRVIDAIEKISTETILEHHKTIIEIIENRSVEKVDKIINEHLKNVLPKLEILHKKYPGYFQ; encoded by the coding sequence ATGGATCTCATCAGAAAAGAGAAGAAAAAAAATGAAAATAACAGAGAATTCGTCTACAGGGTCCTAAAAGAAAATATTTTAGAACTTCACCTAAAACCAGGAGAAGGATTAAGCGAAACTGAAGTTGCAGGAATTTTAAACGTCAGCAGAACCCCTATAAGGGAGGCTTTCATAAAATTATCCCAGGAGGGACTTATGAACATCTATCCTCAAAGAGGTTCCTTTGTTTCACATATTGAATTAGACCTGGTGCAGGAAGGAATCTTCGCAAGAGAGATAATGGAAAGGGAAGTTTTAAAACTTGCGTGTAAAGATTTTCCTGTGGATACCCTTGAAGAGGTAAAAAAACTTTATGAATTTCAGAAAATAATCGTAGAGTTAAGTTCTGACCCCATGGAATTTTATAAGTTAGACAATAGCTTTCACAAACTTATATTTGAAGGGTGTAAAAAAAACAGGATCTGGACTTTGATAGAGCAGCTGAATACCCACTATAACCGTCTTAGGGTAATTGATGCCATAGAAAAAATAAGTACAGAAACTATTTTGGAACATCACAAAACCATAATCGAAATAATTGAAAACCGTTCTGTAGAAAAAGTCGATAAGATTATCAATGAGCACCTAAAAAATGTTCTTCCAAAACTTGAGATACTCCATAAAAAATACCCAGGATACTTCCAGTAA
- a CDS encoding histidinol-phosphatase HisJ family protein — protein sequence MYLTDYHIHTNWSHDGRDSMEKITESAIDKNVQEICFTDHFELTEDRDKIDYSNYLLEYKKIKKKYHGKIELRLGIELGILNDRLDGFSKVVNSFPFDYVLASTHRVDNISPSLPEYFDGIDRLESYLKYFKYMHESIRQFDDFDCWAHLDYIIRYGSFEKKGFRYFELQDILDEILKTLISKGKGIEINSSYRLKNKKEFHPSREILKRYFELGGEIISFGSDAHRKENIAIYCKEARELLSSLDQNYLSIFKNRKVDFIKI from the coding sequence ATGTATCTAACAGATTATCATATACACACAAACTGGTCACACGATGGAAGAGACAGCATGGAAAAAATAACAGAGTCAGCCATAGATAAAAATGTTCAAGAGATCTGTTTTACAGATCATTTTGAATTGACCGAAGACAGGGATAAGATAGACTATTCAAACTATTTATTGGAATATAAAAAAATCAAAAAAAAATATCATGGCAAGATCGAATTGAGATTAGGGATAGAACTTGGAATTTTAAATGACAGGTTGGATGGATTTTCAAAAGTTGTAAACAGCTTCCCCTTTGACTATGTCCTGGCTTCAACTCACAGGGTGGATAATATCAGCCCTTCCCTGCCAGAATATTTTGATGGAATCGACAGATTAGAATCTTATCTAAAATACTTCAAATACATGCACGAAAGCATCAGACAATTTGATGATTTTGATTGCTGGGCTCATCTAGACTACATAATCAGATACGGTTCTTTTGAAAAAAAGGGATTCAGATATTTTGAACTCCAGGATATTTTGGATGAAATATTGAAAACTCTAATCTCAAAGGGAAAAGGGATAGAGATAAACAGTTCCTATAGATTGAAAAACAAGAAAGAGTTCCATCCTAGCAGAGAAATATTGAAAAGATATTTCGAGTTAGGTGGGGAGATCATCTCTTTCGGATCTGATGCCCATAGAAAAGAAAACATAGCTATTTATTGTAAAGAAGCCAGAGAACTTCTTTCTTCTCTCGATCAAAATTACCTCAGCATATTTAAAAACAGAAAAGTTGATTTTATAAAAATATGA
- a CDS encoding bifunctional 2-keto-4-hydroxyglutarate aldolase/2-keto-3-deoxy-6-phosphogluconate aldolase has translation MKKFEILKKIKDVGVVAVIRGENLEEAINTSKACIEGGIPAVEVTYTVPGASEVIKELKKTIPSEKLLVGAGSVLDPETARIAILAGAEYIVSPGFSEATARLCNRYQVPYMPGCMTITEIITAMEAGCDIIKMFPGSAFGPSFVKAVKAPLPQVNIMPTGGVSLENVDQWIKNGVIAVGVGGQLTSGSFQEIVAKSKEFVEKVKLSREEVK, from the coding sequence ATGAAAAAATTTGAAATATTAAAAAAAATCAAAGATGTAGGTGTCGTTGCTGTTATTAGAGGAGAAAATCTTGAAGAGGCTATCAATACTTCAAAGGCCTGTATAGAGGGCGGCATCCCAGCTGTTGAGGTAACTTACACAGTTCCAGGGGCTAGCGAAGTTATAAAAGAACTAAAGAAAACAATCCCTTCGGAAAAACTCCTTGTAGGGGCCGGAAGTGTTCTAGACCCTGAGACTGCAAGAATTGCGATATTGGCAGGAGCTGAATATATCGTCTCACCTGGATTCAGCGAAGCTACTGCAAGATTATGCAACAGATATCAGGTGCCGTATATGCCAGGTTGCATGACCATAACAGAGATTATTACAGCTATGGAAGCAGGGTGTGACATAATCAAGATGTTCCCTGGAAGTGCCTTCGGACCTTCATTTGTAAAGGCGGTAAAAGCCCCTCTGCCACAGGTAAACATAATGCCAACAGGAGGAGTTAGTCTGGAAAATGTAGACCAGTGGATAAAAAACGGAGTTATTGCAGTGGGGGTAGGCGGGCAGCTTACTAGCGGGTCCTTCCAAGAGATCGTTGCAAAATCAAAAGAGTTCGTTGAAAAAGTAAAATTATCTAGAGAAGAGGTGAAATAA